One Candidatus Rokuibacteriota bacterium genomic window carries:
- a CDS encoding type II toxin-antitoxin system HicB family antitoxin, producing the protein MKGNYTAVVKKSGDWWIGWIEEVPGVNCQERTRDELLESLRMTLKEALDFNRRDALEAAAEGYEEESIAL; encoded by the coding sequence ATGAAGGGGAATTACACGGCCGTGGTGAAGAAGTCCGGCGATTGGTGGATCGGTTGGATTGAAGAGGTGCCTGGCGTTAATTGCCAAGAGCGGACCCGCGATGAGTTGCTAGAGAGCTTGCGCATGACGCTGAAGGAAGCCTTGGATTTCAACCGCCGCGATGCGCTCGAAGCTGCCGCAGAGGGCTACGAGGAAGAATCGATCGCGTTATGA